A window from Primulina eburnea isolate SZY01 chromosome 2, ASM2296580v1, whole genome shotgun sequence encodes these proteins:
- the LOC140823263 gene encoding thiamine-repressible mitochondrial transport protein THI74, producing MKSQAWKWVLGLVYIFAVATIWIAASFVVQSVVDGGVSPFLVTYICNSLFVVYIPLVEIGRYLEDKYGSLWFWRNGKDGDLQESRVSEQVILLEDNEAGSPTDGLIPVVVAQQEAVIHQDGIVEKTCRIGLDAKGRWTRGRVAKVSLLICPFWFLAQLTFNLSLKYTTVTSNTILSSASSLFTFLVALAFLGEKFTWVKLISVLLCMGGTIIVSLGDSGTGLSAVASSPLLGDVLSLVSSAFYAVYITLIRLKLPDEDDARGHASMAQFLGFLGLFNLVLFFPVTLILEFAKVESFSIMTWKQFGLIIGKGLLDNVLSDYLWAKAVLLTTTTVATAGLTIQVPLAAVVDSLTGNAPRLLDYIGAVAVMIGFTGINFPSAEFCGTKEASLQLETEKNVHQTNQDAV from the exons ATGAAAAGTCAAGCCTGGAAATGGGTTCTGGGATTGGTGTATATATTTGCAGTTGCAACAATATGGATTGCTGCTAGTTTTGTGGTACAATCTGTGGTAGATGGTGGAGTTTCACCGTTTCTAGTCACATATATTTGCAACTCATTGTTCGTGGTTTATATACCTCTAGTTGAAATCGGTCGTTATCTGGAGGATAAGTATGGAAGCTTGTGGTTTTGGAGAAATGGAAAGGATGGTGATTTGCAAGAATCAAGAGTTTCTGAGCAGGTGATTCTTTTAGAAGATAACGAGGCCGGTTCTCCGACCGATGGTTTGATTCCAGTTGTAGTGGCACAACAAGAAGCTGTAATTCATCAAGATGGCATCGTTGAGAAGACTTGCAGAATAGGATTGGATGCCAAAGGGcgatggacacgtggaagagtcGCGAAAGTAAGCCTCTTGATATGCCCATTCTGGTTTCTGGCACAACTCACGTTCAATCTCTCACTCAAGTACACTACAGTCACG TCCAATACCATCCTAAGCAGTGCATCCAGTCTTTTCACTTTTTTGGTAGCTCTTGCGTTCTTGGGTGAGAAGTTCACTTGGGTAAAGCTGATTAGCGTTCTTCTTTGCATGGGAGGAACAATAATTGTAAGTTTGGGAGACTCAGGGACAGGATTGAGCGCTGTCGCCTCAAGTCCCCTTCTTGGAGATGTTCTCTCTCTTGTATCTTCTGCATTTTATGCTGTCTACATTACCCTTATTCGCCTGAAGCTACCCGACGAAGATGATGCAAGAGGTCATGCTAGTATGGCACAGTTTCTTGGATTCTTGGGGTTGTTTAACCTAGTGTTGTTTTTCCCTGTTACTCTGATTCTAGAATTTGCCAAGGTTGAGTCTTTTAGCATTATGACATGGAAGCAATTTGGTTTAATTATTGGTAAAG GTCTACTAGACAACGTACTGAGCGACTATTTATGGGCCAAGGCGGTACTCCTTACGACAACCACTGTTGCCACGGCAGGTCTTACAATTCAGGTCCCTTTAGCAGCTGTAGTGGATTCACTGACCGGTAATGCACCTCGTCTCCTGGATTATATCGGAGCTGTTGCTGTAATGATTGGTTTCACAGGAATTAACTTCCCTTCGGCCGAGTTTTGTGGAACTAAAGAAGCGAGTCTTCAATTGGAAACTGAAAAAAATGTTCATCAAACGAATCAAGACGCGGTTTGA
- the LOC140823265 gene encoding protein SULFUR DEFICIENCY-INDUCED 1-like — MESGTRNINKKEKDLYHVNHKVPAGDGPYVRAKHAQLVEKDSESAIVWFWKAINMGDRVESALKDMAIVMKQLGRTEEAIEAVKSFRVLCPRQAQESLDNVLIDLYKKCGKVDEQIALLKHKLKLIYLGEAFNGKPTKTARSHGKKFQVSIRQETSRILGNLGWAYMQKSNYMAAEVVYRKAQMIDPDTNKALNLCHCLIKQARYNEANLVLQDVLQYRLPGSDDLKSRNRAEELLLILDCKQPSNPILSNIDFEDDFVEALERVMNEWAPARSKRLPIFEEISQFRDQLAC, encoded by the exons ATGGAAAGCGGGACGAGAAATATTAATAAGAAAGAAAAAGATCTGTATCATGTGAATCACAAAGTTCCCGCCGGAGATGGCCCTTATGTTCGTGCCAAACATGCCCag TTGGTCGAGAAGGATTCAGAATCAGCTATAGTATGGTTTTGGAAGGCTATAAATATGGGAGATAGAGTGGAGAGTGCCCTCAAAGATATGGCCATAGTTATGAAGCAACTTGGTAGAACTGAGGAAGCAATCGAGGCCGTGAAATCTTTTCGGGTCCTTTGCCCCAGACAAGCACAAGAATCACTCGACAACGTTCTCATTGACTTGTACAAG AAATGTGGGAAAGTTGATGAACAAATAGCACTACTCAAGCATAAGCTTAAGTTGATATACTTGGGAGAAGCTTTCAATGGAAAGCCTACCAAAACCGCACGATCCCATGGCAAGAAGTTTCAAGTTTCTATCAGACAAGAAACCTCAAGGATATTG GGGAACCTAGGATGGGCATACATGCAAAAGTCGAATTACATGGCAGCAGAAGTGGTGTATCGTAAAGCCCAAATGATCGATCCGGACACGAACAAGGCCTTGAACTTGTGTCATTGCCTCATCAAACAAGCCAGATACAACGAGGCAAATTTGGTTCTACAAGATGTGCTTCAGTACAGACTTCCAGGTTCAGATGACTTGAAGTCAAGGAATCGGGCTGAGGAGTTGTTGTTGATACTGGATTGTAAGCAACCTTCCAACCCAATTCTCTCAAATATTGATTTTGAAGACGATTTTGTCGAGGCCCTCGAACGAGTGATGAATGAATGGGCGCCTGCCAGATCAAAAAGGCTTCCGATTTTTGAAGAGATTTCTCAGTTTAGAGACCAGTTGGCCTGTTGA
- the LOC140823266 gene encoding uncharacterized protein, producing MACRKRSIPNDADVCAPYKEWDEASCPICMDHPHNTVLLICSSHDKGCRSYICDTSYRHSNCLDRFKKLREEKVDCLSAPGSIQGSQHDTIIATSRNFDPTIDVNDSNLNISLTASSSAAFVGMPRGSGLGAIHNVNPSFEDQEVSSLERLDLDETHMEKSEDGSNLRCPLCRGNILGWRVVEEARKYLNLKARSCSHESCSFFGNYNELRCHARSVHPTVRPADVDLSRQSAWRTLECQREYNDIVSAIRSAMPGAIVLGDYVLDNGDRSSGERDNEGGRWLSTFFLFHMIGSIDSRADGRGVRSRMFPRYRRATRTISRRCYLWGENLLGLQDVDDHDEGDGDDELNSSILSDIGDDAPPYPSRRRRLSRAQSDEDQP from the coding sequence ATGGCTTGTAGAAAAAGAAGCATCCCAAATGATGCAGATGTGTGTGCACCATACAAGGAATGGGATGAAGCGTCATGTCCTATATGCATGGACCACCCACACAATACCGTTCTTCTCATTTGCAGCTCTCATGACAAGGGCTGTCGCTCCTACATTTGTGATACTAGTTATAGGCATTCAAATTGCTTGGATAGATTTAAAAAACTCAGAGAAGAAAAAGTAGATTGCTTGTCTGCTCCCGGTTCGATTCAAGGAAGTCAGCATGATACTATTATTGCTACAAGTAGAAATTTCGACCCGACAATTGACGTCAATGACAGTAATTTGAATATTTCTCTTACTGCTAGTAGCTCTGCAGCATTTGTGGGCATGCCTAGAGGATCTGGACTAGGTGCCATCCATAATGTGAATCCTAGTTTTGAAGATCAAGAAGTTTCATCATTGGAAAGGCTTGATCTAGATGAAACTCACATGGAGAAATCAGAAGATGGATCGAATCTGAGATGCCCTTTATGCCGAGGGAATATTTTGGGCTGGAGAGTTGTAGAAGAGGCTAGAAAGTACCTAAACCTGAAGGCAAGAAGTTGTTCTCACGAATCTTGCTCGTTCTTTGGTAATTATAACGAGTTACGATGTCATGCTAGAAGTGTTCATCCTACAGTACGACCAGCTGATGTTGATCTGTCGAGACAAAGTGCATGGCGTACGCTTGAATGTCAGAGAGAGTACAATGATATTGTCAGTGCCATTCGATCAGCCATGCCTGGTGCAATTGTACTCGGTGATTATGTTCTTGATAATGGTGATAGATCATCAGGTGAACGGGACAATGAAGGTGGTCGGTGGTTAAGCACATTCTTCTTGTTTCATATGATTGGCTCGATAGATTCACGAGCAGATGGGAGAGGTGTCAGGTCAAGAATGTTTCCTAGGTATCGCCGCGCCACTAGAACCATCTCCAGACGCTGCTACCTATGGGGTGAAAATCTATTAGGTCTTCAAGATGTCGATGATCATGATGAAGGAGATGGAGATGatgaactgaattcaagtaTACTAAGTGATATTGGGGATGATGCTCCTCCATACCCCAGTAGGCGTCGGAGATTGAGCCGTGCTCAGTCAGATGAAGATCAGCCTTAG